The Pseudomonas hefeiensis genomic sequence GCAATCAGATTGAGGAAGGTCACCATGGCCTTCTTCGAATCGAGCATGCCCTCGTCCATGTTGATGTCGATCACCTGGGCGCCGGCCTCGACCTGCTGCAGGGCCACTTCCAGGGCTTCGGTGTAGTTGTCGTCGCGGATCAGCCGGGCGAATTTGGCCGAACCGGTGATGTTGGTCCGCTCGCCGACGTTGACGAACAAGGAGCTGCGATCAATGGTGAACGGTTCCAGGCCCGACAGGCGGCAAGCCCGGGGAATCTGTGGAATCTGTCGCGGCGCGTAGCCGGCTACGGCTTTGGCGATGGCTTCGATATGCGCAGGCGTGGTGCCGCAGCAGCCGCCGACGATGTTCAGGAAGCCGCTCTGGGCAAACTCTTCGATGACCTTGGCAGTGTCCACCGGCAGTTCGTCGTATTCACCGAATTCATTGGGCAGCCCGGCGTTCGGGTGCGCCGATACGTGGGTGCTGGCCTTGTTCGACAGCTCTTCGAGGTACGGGCGCAACTCGCTGGCGCCCAACGCGCAGTTCAGGCCCACGGAAATCGGCTTGGCGTGGGCGACGGAGTTCCAGAAGGCTTCGGTGGTCTGGCCGGACAGGGTGCGGCCGGACGCGTCGGTGATGGTGCCGGAGATCATGATCGGCAGTTCGACGCCTAATTCCTCATACACCCCTTGCACGGCGAAAATAGCTGCCTTGGCGTTCAGGGTGTCGAAAATGGTTTCGATCAGGATCAGGTCGGCGCCGCCTTCGATCAGGCCCTTGGTGGCCTCGGTGTAGTTCTCCACCAGTTCGTCGAAGGTTACGTTGCGATAGCCGGGGTTGTTGACGTCTGGCGACAGCGAGCAGGTGCGGCTGGTCGGACCCAGCACGCCGGCAACGAAGCGCGGCTTGTCCGGTGTTTCCAGGGTCTTGGCGTCGGCCACTTTTCGGGCCAGGCGCGCGCCTTCCAGGTTCAGCTCGTAGGCCAGGCTTTGCATGCCGTAGTCGGCCTGGGACACCTGGGTGGCATTGAAAGTATTGGTTTCCAGGATGTCCGCGCCGGCATCCAGGTAGGCTTTTTCGATGGCGCCGATCACATCCGGGCGACTCAGTACCAACAAATCATTGTTGCCCTTGACGTCGCTTGGCCAGTCGGCGAAACGCTTACCGCGGTAGTCCTGTTCCTCAAGCTTGTAGCTCTGGATCATCGTGCCCATGCCGCCGTCGAGGATCAGAATGCGTTCCTTGAGGGCTTGCTGGAGAAGATAAAGGCGAGCACTGCGATCAGACATAGGACTACCTGGAAAAAGACCATTACGAAGGCGGGGATGATAGCAAACCTGTACAGGATTTGATCATGGGCGGTTTTGCATGAATTTTGCTCATGTTTGCAAGGCGATGCCGGCCCGGTAGAATCGCCGGACTATCTCTTCGGGACCGAGACATGCCGTACCGCGTCTTATTCGGCAGTCTGTTGCTGCTGTTGTCTTTGAACTCAGCGGCAAAGGATCCCGCGCCGGCGATTTCCTACACCCGCGACATCCAGCCGATCTTCACGGAAAAATGCGTGGCCTGCCACGCGTGCTATGACGCTGCGTGCCAGCTGAACCTGGGCAGTGGCGAAGGCGCGTCCCGGGGCGCGAGCAAGCTGCCGGTCTATGACGGTGAGCGGCGCCTGGCTGCCGAGCCTACCCGCTTGTTCTATGACGCTTCCGGCCAGCGGGCCTGGCAGCGCAAAGGCTTCTATTCCGTGCTGGATGCTCAAGGCAGTCAGGCCGCGCTGATGGCGCAGATGCTCGAACTGGGGCACAACACAGCGTTGCAACCCAACGCCAAGCTGCCGCAAGACATCGTGCTGGGGCTTAACCGTGACAACAGTTGCCCGATGCCGGGGCAATTCGACGAGTACGCTGCCGCGCATCCCAGGGAAGGCATGCCCCTGGCTGTCACTGGCCTGACCGATCAGCAATATCAGACCTTGCAGCGCTGGCTCGCCGCCGGGGCTCCCATCGATCAGCAAGCGCTGGCGCCGAGCGCCGCCGAAGCCTTGCAGGTGGTGCAGTGGGAAAACCTGCTCAATGCCCCCGGCGCCCGGGAAAGCCTGGTGGGCCGTTGGTTATTCGAGCACTGGTTCCTGGCGCACATTTACTTCAAGGATGGCGAGCCGGGGCATTTCTTCCAGTGGGTACGTTCGCGCACGCCTACTGGCCAGCCAATCGACCTGATCAACACCCGCCGCCCGAACGATGATCCCGGCACCCGCATGTATTACCGGCTCTGGCCAGTGCAAGGGGTGATCGTGCATAAGACCCACATCACCTACGGGTTGAGCGCGGCGAAAATGGCGCGGATCAAGAGCCTGTTCTACAGCGGCAGGTGGCAGGTCACTGCGTTGCCGGGGTACGGGCCGGAGCGTCGGGCCAACCCGTTCACCACCTTCGAAGCGATCCCGGCCCAGGCTCGCTATCAGTTCATGCTCGATAACGCCGAGTATTTCGTGCGCACCTTTATCCGTGGCCCGGTTTGCCGGGGCCAGATCGCCACGGACGTGATTCGTGACAACTTCTGGGCGCTGTTCCAGGCACCCGAACATGACCTGTACATCACCGATCCGAATTACCGCGGCCAGGCCACGCCGTTGCTGGCGATGCCTGGGCAGAATGACGACGTGGGCAGCGTCCTGGGTCTGTGGCTGGACTATCGGGACAAGCGCAACGAGTACGAAGCCTTGCGTCGCGACAACTATGCCGACCTGCCTGCGCCCAGTTGGTCGACGCTGTGGGCCGGCAACGACAATGCCTTGCTGAGCATTTTCCGGCATTTCGACAGTGCTTCGGTCACCAAGGGCCTGATTGGCGAGGTGCCGCAGACGATGTGGCTGTTCGACTTTCCATTGCTGGAACGCACTTATTATCAGTTGGCGGTGAACTTCGACGTGTTCGGCAACGTGTCCCACCAGGCCCAGACCCGACTGTATTTCGACCTGATTCGCAACGGTGCGGAGCAGAACTTCCTGCGCCTGATGCCAGCCGACTCCCGTGAGGACTACCTCAACGATTGGTATCAGTCGGGTGGAAAATTCAAAATGTGGCTCGATTATGAGGCCATCGACGGCGACAAACCGACCGCTCTCAAGCTTGACGAAAGCGACCCCAAGCGCGATTTCGTCCGGCAATTACTGGTCCGTTACGGCGACTTGAACGCGCGGCCCGATCCGATCAACCGCTGTGATGGCGCCTATTGCTCGCGCCCGAACATCGACCCGGCCTTACAGAACGCCGAACAGGCCCTCAGTCGCCTGGCTTCCAGACCGGCGGCGGGCCTGAGCGTCATCAACCAGTTACCGGAAGCGACCATGCTGCGCATCGAAACCGCCGGCGGCCACCGTGAGGTCTACAGCCTGCTGCGCAACCGCGCCCACAGTAACGTGGCATTTTTGCTCGGCGAGGCGCTGCGATACCAACCGGGGCTGGACACCTTGACGGTCTATCCGGGCGTGCTGAGCAGCTACCCGAACTTCATCTTCAACATTCCCGTCGAGCAAGTGCCGGCCTTTGTCGACGCCATGGAACGCGCCCGGGACGGGCAGGCGTTCGAGCGGATTGTCGAGCGCTGGGGTGTCCGGCGCAGCCACCCGCAGTTCTGGCAGTACTTCCATGACCTGAGCCGCTATATGCAGGAGGTGGAGCCACTGGAAAGTGGCGTATTGGACATGAATCGCTATCAGAACCTCTGATCAGGATATCCGGGAGCTTTTCCGACAAAAATACTAGGACTTTGTCCGGCGCGATGATTGGCGTAAACTGCCGGCAAGCCTGCGAGGAATTTCCATGACCGCCATTACCATTACCGATGCCGCCCACGATTACCTGGCTGACCTGCTGTCCAAGCAGAACACTCCGGGTATCGGGATCCGCGTCTTCATCACCCAGCCCGGCACCCAGTACGCCGAAACCTGCATTGCCTACTGCAAGCCGGGGGAAGAGAAATCCGAAGACACCGCGTTGGGGCTCAAGAGCTTCACCGCTTACATCGACTCGTTCAGCGAAGCGTTTCTGGACGATGCGGTGGTTGATTACGCCACCGACCGCATGGGCGGCCAGTTGACCATCAAGGCGCCGAACGCCAAGGTGCCGATGGTCAATGCCGACAGCCCGGTCAACGAGCGCATCAATTATTACCTGCAAACCGAAATCAACCCGGGGCTGGCCAGCCACGGCGGCCAGGTTTCGCTGATCGATGTAGTGGAAGACGGCATCGCCGTGCTCCAGTTCGGCGGCGGCTGCCAGGGCTGCGGCCAGGCTGACGTGACCTTGAAGGAAGGCATCGAGCGCACCTTGCTCGAGCGTATCCCGGAGCTCAAGGGCGTGCGCGACGTGACCGACCACACGCAGAAAGAAAACGCCTACTACTGATAGGTGTTCGCTGCGAATACAAAAACGGCGCCCGTGAGCGCCGTTTTTTATGGGCGCGGATCCGACATCCTCGCAAGCTGACCCACCGCTATCGCGAGCAGGCTCGCTTGTATGTTTAGACTTGAAGGGGTGGGCGGGACTAAAAGCTCGATTCCGACTCTAGCCAGTACGGACCGTGGGAGACTTCTCGTCCCGCCCCTTCTACCCAAAGCGCCAATAAGGAATTCATCGGTAAAACCGACAATAGAGGCAAGCCAGCGCAAAGGTAGACCCCGACAAGCACCTAAACCCTAGCTCCGAGGATTCGCTATGACAATCCTTACCTCGCAGACGGTTGTTGGTATTGATATAGCCAAGGCCGAAGTTGTTGTTTATCGCTATGACCTGCAAACCACTGACACCATCAAGAATGACCGAACATCCCTCAAACGCTGGCTTAAAACGTTGCCCGCCCAAAGTGCTCTAGCCGTCGAAGCAACCAACATCTACCACCTGGACACCGTCGAGCTGGCTCATGCGATGGGGCATCAGGTCTATGTCGTGGATGCTTATCGGGTGAGCAATTATCGTCGCGGCATCGGCCAGCGGGCTAAGAACGATCCTTGTGATGCTCGTCTGCTGGCGCGGTATTTAACCAATGAACAGCACGAGTTGCGGCTCTGGAGCCCGCCACCGAAAGCCTACACGACGTTAAAAAGCCTGCTTCATAGGCGTGCGACGCTGGTCAAGAACCATACCGGCCTGATGTTGAGCTGGCACGATGAGCCTCTGTTAAAAAAAACGCTGGCCACTCAGCAAAAGGCGTTCGAACAGGCGATTCAGGCCATTCAGAAGTTGCTACGAAAAGTCAGCAAAGAAGCGGGAATTGAGGCGAATATCGGCCGCTGCAAAGCCATCGAGGGCGTTGGTGAACTGGTCGCTACTGGATTGGCGACGAGTTTCATGCGAGGTGATTTTGCGGACAGCGATGCATTTATCGCGTTTTTGGGGATGGACTTGAGGGTCGATGACTCCGGAAAAAAGAAGGGTCAACGGCACCTCACCAAGAAGGGCGATTCAGAGATACGCCGATTGGCTCATATCGCTGCAATGACAGCACGCCGCTCGCCTAGATGGAAGCCGTTCTACGAGTCATACCTGGCGAGAGGTTTCTCAAAAACCCAGGCATTGGTGGTGCTGGCCCGAAAGTTATGCCGGGTGGCATTTGCTTTGATGAAAAATCAGAGCGAGTACCAGCCGACACCTATGTTGCAGGGTTGCCCTGCAACATAGAATCTCCCACATTGGGTCCGCAGTGATGTTCGATTTTTTAATCGCCGCAAATCCCTGTGGGAGCGGGCTTGCTCGCGAAGGCTGCGCCACATTCAACATCATCAGCTATCTGACCCACTGCTATCGCGAGCAAGCTCGCTCTCAAAGTTGTGTTTTCAGGGTCTGTAGAGATGCGCATGCCCGGCGCGGTACAGTGACGACTCACTGAACACATCATTACCCAGCACGCGTCCCACCAGGATCAGTGCCGTGCGCCGAAAGCCCTTGGCCTGGACCTTTTCGGCGATATCAGCCAGCGTACCCACCACCCAATCCTGATCCGGCCATGTCGCCCGGTGAATCACCGCAATCGGGCAATCCGCGCCGTAGTGGGGCAGCAGTTCGCTGACGATTTTTTCCAGATGATTGACGCCCAAGTGAATCGCCATGCTCGCCCCGTGCTGCGCCAGGCTGCCGAGTTCTTCGCCGGCGGGCATCGCGGTTTTGTCCGCGTAGCGGGTGAGGATCAGGCTTTGGGAGACGTCTGGCAAGGTCAGTTCGGCGCCCAGCAGGGCGGCGCAGGCTGAGGTCGCGGTCACGCCGGGGATGATCTCGAACGGGATGTCCAGTTCCCGCAGGCAACGAATC encodes the following:
- the nfuA gene encoding Fe-S biogenesis protein NfuA, whose amino-acid sequence is MTAITITDAAHDYLADLLSKQNTPGIGIRVFITQPGTQYAETCIAYCKPGEEKSEDTALGLKSFTAYIDSFSEAFLDDAVVDYATDRMGGQLTIKAPNAKVPMVNADSPVNERINYYLQTEINPGLASHGGQVSLIDVVEDGIAVLQFGGGCQGCGQADVTLKEGIERTLLERIPELKGVRDVTDHTQKENAYY
- the cobM gene encoding precorrin-4 C(11)-methyltransferase, with protein sequence MTVYFIGAGPGDPELITVKGQRLIRSCAVIIYAGSLVPMAVLEGHSAEQVVNSAELHLEQIIELIKAAHFKGQDVARVHSGDPSLYGAIGEQIRCLRELDIPFEIIPGVTATSACAALLGAELTLPDVSQSLILTRYADKTAMPAGEELGSLAQHGASMAIHLGVNHLEKIVSELLPHYGADCPIAVIHRATWPDQDWVVGTLADIAEKVQAKGFRRTALILVGRVLGNDVFSESSLYRAGHAHLYRP
- a CDS encoding transposase, with amino-acid sequence MTILTSQTVVGIDIAKAEVVVYRYDLQTTDTIKNDRTSLKRWLKTLPAQSALAVEATNIYHLDTVELAHAMGHQVYVVDAYRVSNYRRGIGQRAKNDPCDARLLARYLTNEQHELRLWSPPPKAYTTLKSLLHRRATLVKNHTGLMLSWHDEPLLKKTLATQQKAFEQAIQAIQKLLRKVSKEAGIEANIGRCKAIEGVGELVATGLATSFMRGDFADSDAFIAFLGMDLRVDDSGKKKGQRHLTKKGDSEIRRLAHIAAMTARRSPRWKPFYESYLARGFSKTQALVVLARKLCRVAFALMKNQSEYQPTPMLQGCPAT
- a CDS encoding fatty acid cis/trans isomerase encodes the protein MPYRVLFGSLLLLLSLNSAAKDPAPAISYTRDIQPIFTEKCVACHACYDAACQLNLGSGEGASRGASKLPVYDGERRLAAEPTRLFYDASGQRAWQRKGFYSVLDAQGSQAALMAQMLELGHNTALQPNAKLPQDIVLGLNRDNSCPMPGQFDEYAAAHPREGMPLAVTGLTDQQYQTLQRWLAAGAPIDQQALAPSAAEALQVVQWENLLNAPGARESLVGRWLFEHWFLAHIYFKDGEPGHFFQWVRSRTPTGQPIDLINTRRPNDDPGTRMYYRLWPVQGVIVHKTHITYGLSAAKMARIKSLFYSGRWQVTALPGYGPERRANPFTTFEAIPAQARYQFMLDNAEYFVRTFIRGPVCRGQIATDVIRDNFWALFQAPEHDLYITDPNYRGQATPLLAMPGQNDDVGSVLGLWLDYRDKRNEYEALRRDNYADLPAPSWSTLWAGNDNALLSIFRHFDSASVTKGLIGEVPQTMWLFDFPLLERTYYQLAVNFDVFGNVSHQAQTRLYFDLIRNGAEQNFLRLMPADSREDYLNDWYQSGGKFKMWLDYEAIDGDKPTALKLDESDPKRDFVRQLLVRYGDLNARPDPINRCDGAYCSRPNIDPALQNAEQALSRLASRPAAGLSVINQLPEATMLRIETAGGHREVYSLLRNRAHSNVAFLLGEALRYQPGLDTLTVYPGVLSSYPNFIFNIPVEQVPAFVDAMERARDGQAFERIVERWGVRRSHPQFWQYFHDLSRYMQEVEPLESGVLDMNRYQNL